The genomic stretch CTCGACGCGCCGCCACCGGCGCGGGCGCTGCTGCTATCGAAGGATACCTATCAGCAGCTCCACGCCACCGACGACGCGGTCTATGGCGTGATCTGCGACCTGATGCGCAGCATCGACGAGACCACCGAGGACACCGGTTATCTGCGCTTCGTCATGACCGAGCGACTATTGGTCAGCGGCCGCCATCAGCCGCTGAGCGCCGTCGATACCGTGCGCCGCGCGCTCGAGGACGGCCACCGCATCGACAACGCCGCCGCGCTGCTGGAAGCCATTGTGGAGAATGTCGCCGCCACCATGGAGCGGATGGCGGACCGCGTGGCGCAGTCGCTCGATATGGTCGAGGAGCAGGTGCTGTCGGGCGAGACCGCCGACCTGCACCAGAAGCTCGGACCGCTGCGGCGCACCTGCGTCCGGCTGCACCGGCAATTGTCCGGCCTGCGGGTGATCTTCCACCGCCTCGACCATCGCAACGCAAAGCCCTTGAACCCGGCGCTGCAATTGCGCGCCGGCATGCTGGCACAGCGGCTCGACAGTCTCGACCACAATGTGGTCGAGATGCGCGAGCGCAGCCGGTTGCTGCAGGAAGAACTGCAGCTGCAGATCGAGGAGCAGGGCAATGACAGTCTGCGGGTGCTGTCGGTGCTCACCGCCCTGCTGTTGCCGCCGACGCTGATAACCGGCGTGTTCGGCATGAATACCCGCAGCCTGCCATTCAGCGACAGCGACTCGTCATTCCTGTGGGCGGTCGGCCTGATGGTGCTGTCGTCGCTGATCGCCTATCTGATTATGCGGCGGATTGGTATCATAAGGTAGTTTGCCGCCGCTCGCGGTTGATTCAGGTCAAACCCGCGCGGCGTGAGTATTCCTATCCTGCCTGCAATGGCTGCCGCAAAGGCGGCAAGACAGGGATCGCAGGCAGGGAGGAATCGGGCGATGGCTCAGATGGCGGCAGCGGGCGCGCGCAGCGCTCAGGCTGAGATTTTTGGGACGCCGATCTTCGGCCCCGACGCGGCCCAAAAGGGCTACGCGCTCAACAAGATGTGTTTCTCCTTCAACGACGCCGCCAACCGCGCCGAATTCGTCCGCGACGAGCAGGCCTATTGCGCGCGCTACGGGCTGACCTCGGCGCAGAGCGAGGCGATCGCCAAACGCGATCTGCTGACGCTGCTCGACCTCGGCGGCAATGCTTACTACCTGGCGAAATTTGCCGGCATTCTCGGCCTCAACATGCAGGACATCGGCGCGTTGCAGACCGGCCTGAGTGTCGAGCAATTCAAGGCGAAACTTCTGGCCGCGAGGGAGCAGTAAGATGGCGCGCATCGTCGGTGGATTGGCCGCGTCCCATGTGCCCGCGATCGGCGGAGCAATGGCCAAGGGCTTGCAAAAGGATCCGTACTGGGCGCCGTTCTTCGACGGCTTCGACGCCACCCATCACTGGCTCGACGAGGTCGCGCCCGACGCCGCCGTGGTGATCTACAACGACCACGGCCTCAATTTCTTCCTCGACAAGATGCCGACCTTCGCGGTCGGCGCCGCGCCCGACTATCGCAACGCCGACGAGGGCTGGGGCCTGCCGGTGCTGGCGCCGTTCACCGGCGACACCGCATTGTCGTGGCACATCATCGAGACGCTGATCGATGCCGAATTCGATCCCGTCACCTGCCAGGAGATGCTGGTCGATCACGCCTTCAGCCTGCCGATGGAATTGTTCTTCCGCGACCGCGCCCATGCGATCCCCGCCGTGCCGGTGGTGGTCAACACCGTGCAGCACCCGCTGCCGACGCTCAGGCGCTGCTTCAATCTCGGCCAGGCGATCGGCTGCGCCATCGAGAGCTATCCGCAGGATCTCAAGGTGGTGGTGATCGGCACCGGCGGGCTGTCGCACCAGCTCGAAGGCGAGCGCGCCGGCTTTATCAACAAGGAGTTCGACAAGCGCTGCATGGACGCGATGACCGGCGACATCGAGTCGATTCTGCGCATCAACCAGCGCGACCTGGTCGAACTGGCCGGCAGCCAGGGCGTCGAGGTGATGAATTGGGTAGCGATGCGCGGCGCGCTGTTGGGCGATGTCCACGAGCTGCACCGCAACTATCATCTGCCGATCTCCAACACCGCCTCGGGCATCATGCTGCTGGAAAACCGCCCGAAGCTGGCGCAGGCCGCGTGAGGCCGATCTGCTGGCGAGGCGGCCTAGCGCCGCCCCGCCCCAACCCTCATGGTGAGGAGGCCGGCGGAGCTCGAAGAGCGAAGCCTGCCGTCTCGAACCATGAGGCCACGTCGCCCACGGCCATCCTTCGAGACGCTCGGCTGCGCCGGGCACCTCAAAGTCTGCCTGAAAAGAAGCCAATAGAATCAAACTTGTTTTCGTCATTGTGAGCCGAGGGCGGCGCATCGCGCCGTCCGAACGCGAAGCAATCCAGGGGCGCCAAGCACAGACTGGATTGCTTCGTCGCAACAGCTCCTCGCAATGACGGCCTCGAAGGCCTCATTCTATGATCAAGTCAGACACTCAGGATGAAGGCTGTGCCGGGCGCATTGGCGTGGTGCCGCGCGTCGCCCGCCAAAATCCTCACGCCTGCGCGGCGGCCATTCGCCGGTAGTCGCGCGGATTGTGGCCGGTGCGGCGCTTGAAGAAGCGGCAGAAATAGGCCGGGTCCTCGAAGCCGAGTTCGAAGGCGAGTCGAGAGATCGGCGCGGCAATATAGGTGAGGCGGCGGCAGGCCTCGCGAGTCAGGCGGGCGTGGACGATATCGAGCGCGCTCTGGCCGGTTTCGGCCTTGGCCAGCCGGTTCAGCCGCTCCGGCGTCATGCCGAGCGCCGCGGCATAGCGCGCGATTCCCCAATGCTCGCGGTGATGGGTCTCGACCAGCAACAGAAATCGCGTGAACTGATCGCGGCGGCCGCCCGACCCGGCGCCGCGGGTCTGCCGCTCGCTCTGCTGCGCCAGCCGCCACACCAGCGCACGGCCGAGCCACAGCGGCACCGGCGAGCCGCTGGCGTCGGGCGAGGCGAATTCCTCGGCGAGGTCGGCGAACAGGCTGGCGATCCGGCGCATCGCGGCGCTGCCCGGCTGGAACTGCAGGACGCGCGGCGCCGCGAACAGATCGCGCAGTGCCTGGCCGGTTGCCGGCACGTCGCCCTCGATCATGGCGTGCGGATTGAACGTGAACACCTGGCCTTCGGTGTCGCACGAGAACCGGAAACCGTGCACCACGCCTGGCGGCACGATCACCGCGACCGGCCCGTCGCATTGCGCGCGCTGCTCGTCGAGCGCGATCGCGGCCGGCCCGGATTCGATCCACAGCATCTGGTGCAGGCTGCGATGGGTGTGAACGTCGATCTCCCAGCGATACAGCCGGCTACGCGACTGGATCGGCTCGACATGCAGCAGGTCGGCCGGCGCCGACGGCGTCTCGCCATACAGCGCGAAGGTTGGGATCGAAGCCTTGAGGCGGGGGCGGGCCATCGCCGAGCCTAGATCCGAATGTCGGAAAAGTGCAAGTTTTTGTCGCCCGCGCGCCTCACCGCGCAAGCCCGCCGCAACTACACTGCTGTTACTGCTGCGATAAGGCCGGATAATGCCAAGAGACAAGAGCAGGCGGCCGCGATCAGGAGGAAACACCGATGTTCAACTTCGATCCCTATTCGCCCGCGGTCGACGCCGACCCGTTCCCGGCCTACCGCACGCTGCGCGACCAGCATCCAGCATTCTGGAGCGAGCAGGCGCAGCTCTGGATCCTGTCGCGCTACGCCGACGTGGCTTCCGCCGGCACCAATTGGCAGACCTTCTCCTCCGCCAAGGGCAATCTGATGACCGAACTGCCGGGCCGCGCCGGCGCCACGCTCGGCACCACCGATCCGCCGCGCCACGACCGGCTGCGCGGGTTGGTGCAGCACGCCTTCATGAAGCGCAACCTCGAAGCGCTGGCCGAGCCGATGCGCGACATCGCCCGAGACGCTGCGCAGGCCCTGCGCGGGCGCGACCGCTTCGACTTCATCGCCGATTTTTCGTCCAAGTTCACCGTGCGGGTGCTGTTCGCGGCTCTGGGCCTGCCGCTCGGCGACGAGCAGACCGTGCGCGACAAGGCGGTGCTGATGGTGCAGAGCGATCCGGTGACCCGCGCCAAGGGGCCGGAGCATCTGGCCGCCTACAACTGGATGCAGGACTACGCCGCGAAGGTGATCGCGCAGCGCCGCGCCGCGCCGCAAAACGACCTGATCTCGCATTTCAGCATGGCGGAGATCGACGGCGACAAATTGGATGAGCGCGAGGTGCTGCTCACCACCACGACGCTGATCATGGCGGGGATCGAATCGCTCGGCGGCTTCATGAGCATGCTGGCGCTCAACCTCGCCGATTTCGCCGATGCCCGCCGCGCCGTCGTCGCCGACCCAGCGCTGATCCCCGACGCGGTCGAGGAATCGCTGCGCTACAACACCTCGGCGCAGCGCTTCAAACGCTGCCTGCAGACCGATCTGACGCTGCACGGCGTCACCATGAAAGCCGGCGACTTCGTTTGTCTCGCCTACGGTTCGGCCAATCGCGACGAGCGGCAATTCCCAAATCCGGATGTCTACGACCTCAAACGCAGACCGAAAGGCCATCTCGGCTTCGGCGGCGGCGTCCATGGCTGTCTCGGCTCGGCGATCGCCCGGATGGCGATCCGGATCGCCTTCGATGAATTCCACAAGGTGGTGCCGGACTACACGCGGGTCGAGCAGCAGCTCGATTGGATGCCGTCCTCGACCTTCCGCAGTCCGCTGCGGCTGCATTTCGCGGCAACAAGCGCGGCGGCCCGGCCGGCCGCCTAGCCTCGTTCTATTTGTCCTCTTCTATTTGTCCTCTTCTATTTGTCCTCTTCTATTTGTCCTCTTCTATTTGTCCTCGCCGATCCCCAGCGCCAGCCCGGTGAGGGTCGTGACGATGGCGAAGGCGAGCGCGCAGGTGAGGGCGAAATCGGCCAGATGGAAGCCCCGGGCCTGCATCGTGTCGAGCACCGGCGTCACCCCGAACAGTGGCGATCTGGTCGCCAGAAACGCAAAGAGGAGCCCGAAGGCGGCGCCCATCGCGGTCTGGCTGGCAATCCGTGCCAGTCCAGTTAGAGCGGTGGCCTTCGCCGGCGGCTTCCTGGTCTTCGCCGGGGCGATCTTGGTGAGCGGTTTCTTCACGCGCATCGCGGCTACCTCCCGATCAGGCGCCAACGCGGTTGACTGCGCCCGGTTCCTGCGGCGCGGCCGGGCTTGCCGATTTCGTGAAGTGATCGCGCCGGCTCAGCTCACCATCGTCCGCTTCGGCTCGACGATCTCGAACATCCGCGGGAATTCGTCCATCAGCCCCATCAGCTCGGCGAGCTTCATCGCATTGCCGGCGATCTTGATCTTGCCGGCCGCGACCGCCTCGGGAAACGAGGTCTGCTTGGCGATCACCTCGTCGAGCAAGCCGCGCGCCAGCGTGAAGCCGGCATCGGCGGCCTCGGCCTGGGCGCCCGCCAGATAGGTCAGGGCGCAATTCTCCAGCGTCAGCACGAAGCGCTCGTCGGTGTCGGTGAAATGCCAGTTCAGCACGATGGTCTTGCCCTCGGCCTTGGGGCCGTTGAGCCGCACCCCGAGCATGTCCCAGATCTGTTCGGTGCGTAGCGCCGCCAGCGTCTCGCGCGGCATCCCCGGGCGCGGCGGCAGCTGTGGCATGCCGTGGCGCAGCTCCTGGGCGCCGAACAGATAGGCGTTGCGCCAGGTCGCGCTCTCGGCCAGATAGCCGAGCTGCTCGAATGTGTCGGCGAGCAGCGCGCGGGCGGCCTGATTGTCCGGCTCGGCGAACACCAGATGGCTCAGCGCCTGGGCGATGAAGCGGAATTCGCCCTTGGCGAAATCGGCGCGGGCGCGGGCCAGCAGCGCCTCGGCGCCGCCCATATACTCGACATACTTCTTGCCGGCATCGACCGGCGGCAGGCAATCGAGATTGGCCGGATTGGCGTCGTACCAGCCGAGATATTTCTGATAGATCGCCTTCACATTGTGGCGGATATGGCCGTAATAGCCGCGCGCATGCCAGGCGCCGTCGAGGCTCTTCGGCAGCCGGATGGTCTCGGCGATCTCGCTGGCGGTGAGGCCGTGATTCATCAGCCGCAGCGTCTGGTCGTGGGCGAATTTGTAAAGGTCGCGCTGCTGCCGGATCATGGTGTCGATCCGCTCCGTCCCCCATACCGGCCAGTGATGCTGGCCGCACATCGCCTCGGCCTTGCCGCCCCACAATTGCAGCGCCTCGCCGAGATATTTCGACCAGGCCAGCGCGTCGCGCACATCGGCGCCGCGGAACGGCAGCAGATTGTGAAAGTTGTGCGTGCAGTTTTCGGCGAGGTTGAGCAGTTTGTAGCGGGCGATGTAGAAATGCATCTCCGCTGGCGCCTCCGAATTCGGCGCCATCTGAAATTCGAAATCGACGCCGTCGATCGTTCTGGTATCGCCGGTGGCCTTGATCAGGTCGCTCGGGCGCAGCAGCGCCACCGAGCCCGTCGCCATCGATTTGCCGAGCCCGCAATCGACCTGACCGCGCGGCCCCTTGGCCAGCAATGGGCCGAATTGATATTGCGCCCGCCGCAGCATCGCCGGACCGGCGATGATGTTTTCCGATACCGCATGTTCCATGAACAGGTCCGGCGCGATGATCGGCACCTCGCCATTCGCCAAGGCGGCGTCGTCGAGCACGCCGCGGGCGCCGCCCCAATGGTCGGTGTGGGTATGGGTGAAGATGACGGCCGCCACCGGCCGCGGTCCGCGATGCTGGCGATACAGCTCCATCGCGGCGCGTGCGCCTTCGATCGAGGTCAGGGTATCGACCACGATCACGCCGCTGTCGCCCTCGATCAGCGTCATATTGGCGATGTCGAGCCCGCGCACCTGATAGACGCCCGGCACCACCTCGAACAGCCCGTGATTCATGTTGAGCCGCGACTGTCGCCACAGGCTTGGATCGACCGTCGGTGGCGCCGTCTCCTCGGCCAGAAAGCCGTAAGGCTCCAGGCTCCACACCGCGCGCCCTTGCGCGGTGGCGATGGCGGCGTGGTCGATGCTGCCGAGAAAGCCGCGCGCCGCCTCGTCGAAATCCCGCGTGTCGGAAAACGGCAATGCCTCGAGGGTCGCAGCGTGTTGCGCGATCACGGCGGCCGAGGCGTGTTTCGGTGTTGACGGAGCAATATCGTCGGGCATTTCGCCCTTGTCTGGCTGGACCATGTTTTTCCTCCCGCTTGTGCGCAGCGATTGTTGATAGCGAAACGCGCGGCTTCATCGGACGCGCATCGACATCGCCGCTGCGATTGCCGGCATCTAGCAATAGAACCGCAACCATTGCTAGGGTGGCTCGGCCACAACGCCGGCAGCGGTTTCGGATCGCGGGTCGAAGGTATGACGCGGCCCCGGCTCGAAACATTTGCCGTTTCGGCCGCCGCATCGCTACCTGTGGTGTGTCTGGGGAAACACGGAGGCCGCCATGACCGGCAACGACAATGCGCGTCCCAACACCATGCCGTGGCCGCCGCTGGTGCTGATCGCGACGGCGTTGCTGGCGATTGCGCTTGGCCGGGTGCTTCCGCTGCCCGCATTGGAAGGAGCCTTGCCGGTCTCGATCGGCCTGGCCACGCTGCTCACCGGTATCGCGCTCGATCTATGGGCGATCCTGACCATGCGCCGCGCCCGGACCAACATCATGCCGCACCGCGCCCCCGATCGGCTGGTCACCTCGGGCCCGTTCCGCCACAGCCGCAACCCGATCTATCTGGCCAATACACTGCTGCTGATCGGGATCGGCCTGGCCTTCGGCAATGCCTGGTTCGTGCTCGGCGCCTTCGTCTCGGCCGCGATCGTCGACCGGCTGGCGATCCGCCGCGAGGAGCGCCATCTCGCCGCGAAATTCGGCGCGGATTGGACCGCCTATGCGGCGACCACGCCGCGCTGGCTGCTGGTCGCGTAGCAGCGGCTCTCGGTCACGTAGAACTACGTGTCGAGATCGGTCTTGTCGTACCACGCTCGCGCCATGCTCCCGGAATCGTGTGGGGACCTATTCGGTTTTGATCAGTCGGGGAACGAAGTTGTTTGTTAGCCCTTGAACAGATTCATCATGAGGTGTCGCAATGCCTGGTGACGAGCTCAATCTGTTCCAGATCGCGGTGCGCTGGCTGTTTGCGCTGGCGGTGGCGTCCTACGCATTAATGTGGGCATTCCGCCTGGCCCGCTATCTCGGCGGCATCGTCCCGGTGCGCCCCCGCGTCGTCAGCAAACACAAGAAGCGACCGCCGCTGCGCTGAACGACAGAACTGACGACGCGCCGCGATGCACTCGCCCGCCGCCCCGCGCTATTGCATCATGAACTTATAGGCCGCGATCGCCGCCACCATGGCGGCGAAGATCAGCAGCGCCGGGACCGGGCGGCGGCCGCCGCTGTCGGGCGGGCGGGCGCCGCGCAATGCCGCCGGTCGGGGCATCGGCTTGGGCTTGGGTTTCTCCGGCGGCTTTTGAAACCGCACCACATTGTCCGGCGAACTCGGCTTGCGCGGCTCCGGCTCCGGCGCGTCGCCGGCGCCGCCCATCTCGCTGTAATAGGTCTGATAGATCTCCCGCACCGCGATCGCCTTGGAGTCGGTCTCGCTCATCTGGTCGAGCCGGCCGCGATAGGCGCTCAGCACGGTCTGGGCATTTTCCGGCAGGTCGTCGAAACTGCCGAGCTTGGCCATCATCAGCCAGGTGGCGAAATCGGCCTCGGCCCGAGTGCGGGCCTTGCGGGCAATGCTGGTGCTGGAATTCGAGGCCATGGCGATCCGATTGATGTCGTCCAGATCGCCGCTGCTGGGCGATCGTCGATATGCCGCCTTGATAGCCGAAAACCCGCCGTCCGGTTAGGGATTCGTGCGCCGGCGACATATGCCCCCGCGCGGCACGGTTACCGCTGGCGCGGCGGCATCATCGTAGCTACATTGGCTCTGCGAAGCTGTGTCGCGCGTCAGGAGCCATACATCCCCGGGGCCTTATCGATCCTCACGGGAACTGTCCCTGGCCAGGTCCGTGGACTTGGCTACATGGTGCCCACCTACTTTCGTAGGGAACTCCGGGATCGAGCGCTCCAACGGCCATTGCGGCTTCGCACTTTTCTCTTGCCGGCCGCTTGCCGGCCTTGCCGCCGGTTCCCCCGCCGCCGGCGGCTTTCGCGGCGGAGATCGGCGGACTATAAGCGCTGATGTCCGAACTTGCCGAAACTCCAACGAAAACCGAGCTGCGCGCCGCCGCTTTGGTGCGGCGCGATGCGCTTGACCCCGCCCGGCGCGCCGACGCCGCCACCGCGCTGGCCGCGCGTGCGCTGCCTTGTCCGGTCGCCGGCATGGTGGTGTCCGGTTATGTGGCGATTCGCGGCGAACTCGACCCGCTGCCGCTATTGACGTCGCTGGCCGCCCGCGGCGCCCGTCTGGCGCTGCCGGCGGTGGCGGGGCGCGACCTGCCGCTGCAATTCCGCGCCTGGCGCCCGGGCGATCCGCTGGTCGCGGGCCAGCTCGGCACCAGTGAACCTGTGCCCGAGGCGCCCGAGATCAGCCCCGATATCCTGCTGGTGCCGCTTGCCGCCTTCGACCGGCTCGGCCACCGGATCGGCTATGGCGCCGGCCATTATGACCGCTCGATCGCCCAATTGCGCCAATCAAGGCCGGTGATCGCGATCGGCATCGCCTTTGCGATGCAGCAAATCCCGGCGGTGCCGGCCACCGCGCACGACGTCCGGCTGGATTATGTGCTAACGGAAGCCGATACCTTCGATTTCCGGAGTTCCTGATTTTGCGAATTTTGTTCATCGGCGACGTGGTCGGCAAGACCGGCCGCAACGCCATCGCCGCGCATCTGCCCGGTGCGATCCGTGACTGGAAGCTCGATTGCGTGATCGTCAATGGCGAGAACGCCGCCGGCGGCTTCGGCATCACCGAGGCGATCTACAATGATTTCATCGATGCCGGGGTCGACGCGGTGACGCTCGGCAATCATGCCTGGAATCAAAAAGAGGCGATGGTGTTCATCGAACGCGCGCCGCGCCTGATCCGGCCGCTGAATTTCCCGCGCCATACGCCGGGCCGCGGCGCCGCGCTGCTCGACACCAAAAGCGGCGCCAAGGTGCTGGTGATCAACGCGATGGGCCGGGTGTTCATGGAGCCGTTGAACGATCCGTTCAACGAGGTCGGCCGCGAGCTCGACGCCTGTCCGCTGATGGAAGCCGCCGACGCAATCGTGCTCGATTTCCACGGCGAGGCCTCGAGCGAAAAGCAGGGCATGGGCTTTTTCTGTGACGGTCGCGCCAGCCTGGTGGTCGGCACCCATACCCATGTGCCCACCGCCGACCATCAGATCCTGCCCGGCGGCACCGGCTACATGACCGATGCCGGCATGACCGGCGATTATGATTCGGTGATCGGCATGCATAAGGACGAGCCGCTGCGCCGCTTCACCACCGGAATTCCCTCGGGCCGGTTCGAGCCGGCCACCGGCATCGCCACCATGAGCGGCGTCGCGGTCGAGACCGACGACAAGACCGGCCTCGCTCTGCGCATCGCCCCGGTCCGCATCGGCGGCCGCCTGGAGCCCGCGCTGCCGGCGTTCTGGCTGAGCTAACGCATCTGTCAGGTGAGTAACCGGTCCGATCAAGTTAGCGGTCATTCCGGGGCGCGAGCCCGCAGGGCGAGCGAACCCGGAATCTTGCGGCAGCGCTCTGCCTTGCCGCGAGATTCCGGGTTCGAAATGCCCGCTAACTAATCGGCCGGGTCAACTCAGCTGCAAGATGCTCGATCGTTTTTGATGAGATTGCGCAGCAATCCGGGTGAGGGGGGTGGCGTCACGAGAGGCCGTAACCCCTCACCCCGACCCTCTCCCCATGGGAAAGGGAGCGCGCTTCCAATGCCGCTCGGCCTTCATTCCATCGAACGGTTCTGAAGCGAACCAGCGTCGCGTCGCCTAAGCCGCGCTGCGCACCGCCTGCCGCGCGCGGTACAGCAGCATCGCCGCGAAGGCGTCGAACAATTTGTTCATCTGCCGCGACCGGTAGGGAAGCTGCTCGTCGCTGTCCATGTCGTGCACCACGGCGGTATTGCCAATTTCGAACACCACCAGATCGCCATTGGCATCCTGCGCGCAGTCGATGGTGAAGTAATCGAGCCCGATGCGGGTGATCAATTCGGTCAGCGGGGTGCGGTGACGCAGCGCGAAGCCGAAATCGAAAGTGTAGAAGAACGTTGCCTCTTCGAGCTGCTTGCTCGGGCTCTGCGCCATGCCGGCGGTGACGTACCACGCGTTCCATTGCTCGGAGATCGCCATGTGGCAGGCATAAGGCTGGCCGTCGATGACGACGAGCCGGTATTTGCGGAACAGGCCGTCCTCGCTGGCGGTGTCGACGAAGCGCTGCACCACGAAATCGTCCTCGGCGCGCGCGGCGAGATAATCCGCCAAGGCCGCGCGATTGGCGATCCTGCAAAGCCCCTGG from Rhodopseudomonas sp. BAL398 encodes the following:
- a CDS encoding transporter yields the protein MHNGISTAPIRAAAPAPASMPIPGLVWAFRIDPDGSAAVLPIDKPLDLARDGLLWLHFNLADGRALQWLAAAELDAPPPARALLLSKDTYQQLHATDDAVYGVICDLMRSIDETTEDTGYLRFVMTERLLVSGRHQPLSAVDTVRRALEDGHRIDNAAALLEAIVENVAATMERMADRVAQSLDMVEEQVLSGETADLHQKLGPLRRTCVRLHRQLSGLRVIFHRLDHRNAKPLNPALQLRAGMLAQRLDSLDHNVVEMRERSRLLQEELQLQIEEQGNDSLRVLSVLTALLLPPTLITGVFGMNTRSLPFSDSDSSFLWAVGLMVLSSLIAYLIMRRIGIIR
- a CDS encoding protocatechuate 4,5-dioxygenase subunit alpha — encoded protein: MAQMAAAGARSAQAEIFGTPIFGPDAAQKGYALNKMCFSFNDAANRAEFVRDEQAYCARYGLTSAQSEAIAKRDLLTLLDLGGNAYYLAKFAGILGLNMQDIGALQTGLSVEQFKAKLLAAREQ
- a CDS encoding class III extradiol dioxygenase family protein; the protein is MARIVGGLAASHVPAIGGAMAKGLQKDPYWAPFFDGFDATHHWLDEVAPDAAVVIYNDHGLNFFLDKMPTFAVGAAPDYRNADEGWGLPVLAPFTGDTALSWHIIETLIDAEFDPVTCQEMLVDHAFSLPMELFFRDRAHAIPAVPVVVNTVQHPLPTLRRCFNLGQAIGCAIESYPQDLKVVVIGTGGLSHQLEGERAGFINKEFDKRCMDAMTGDIESILRINQRDLVELAGSQGVEVMNWVAMRGALLGDVHELHRNYHLPISNTASGIMLLENRPKLAQAA
- a CDS encoding helix-turn-helix domain-containing protein, with translation MARPRLKASIPTFALYGETPSAPADLLHVEPIQSRSRLYRWEIDVHTHRSLHQMLWIESGPAAIALDEQRAQCDGPVAVIVPPGVVHGFRFSCDTEGQVFTFNPHAMIEGDVPATGQALRDLFAAPRVLQFQPGSAAMRRIASLFADLAEEFASPDASGSPVPLWLGRALVWRLAQQSERQTRGAGSGGRRDQFTRFLLLVETHHREHWGIARYAAALGMTPERLNRLAKAETGQSALDIVHARLTREACRRLTYIAAPISRLAFELGFEDPAYFCRFFKRRTGHNPRDYRRMAAAQA
- a CDS encoding cytochrome P450 encodes the protein MFNFDPYSPAVDADPFPAYRTLRDQHPAFWSEQAQLWILSRYADVASAGTNWQTFSSAKGNLMTELPGRAGATLGTTDPPRHDRLRGLVQHAFMKRNLEALAEPMRDIARDAAQALRGRDRFDFIADFSSKFTVRVLFAALGLPLGDEQTVRDKAVLMVQSDPVTRAKGPEHLAAYNWMQDYAAKVIAQRRAAPQNDLISHFSMAEIDGDKLDEREVLLTTTTLIMAGIESLGGFMSMLALNLADFADARRAVVADPALIPDAVEESLRYNTSAQRFKRCLQTDLTLHGVTMKAGDFVCLAYGSANRDERQFPNPDVYDLKRRPKGHLGFGGGVHGCLGSAIARMAIRIAFDEFHKVVPDYTRVEQQLDWMPSSTFRSPLRLHFAATSAAARPAA
- a CDS encoding alkyl/aryl-sulfatase, with the translated sequence MVQPDKGEMPDDIAPSTPKHASAAVIAQHAATLEALPFSDTRDFDEAARGFLGSIDHAAIATAQGRAVWSLEPYGFLAEETAPPTVDPSLWRQSRLNMNHGLFEVVPGVYQVRGLDIANMTLIEGDSGVIVVDTLTSIEGARAAMELYRQHRGPRPVAAVIFTHTHTDHWGGARGVLDDAALANGEVPIIAPDLFMEHAVSENIIAGPAMLRRAQYQFGPLLAKGPRGQVDCGLGKSMATGSVALLRPSDLIKATGDTRTIDGVDFEFQMAPNSEAPAEMHFYIARYKLLNLAENCTHNFHNLLPFRGADVRDALAWSKYLGEALQLWGGKAEAMCGQHHWPVWGTERIDTMIRQQRDLYKFAHDQTLRLMNHGLTASEIAETIRLPKSLDGAWHARGYYGHIRHNVKAIYQKYLGWYDANPANLDCLPPVDAGKKYVEYMGGAEALLARARADFAKGEFRFIAQALSHLVFAEPDNQAARALLADTFEQLGYLAESATWRNAYLFGAQELRHGMPQLPPRPGMPRETLAALRTEQIWDMLGVRLNGPKAEGKTIVLNWHFTDTDERFVLTLENCALTYLAGAQAEAADAGFTLARGLLDEVIAKQTSFPEAVAAGKIKIAGNAMKLAELMGLMDEFPRMFEIVEPKRTMVS
- a CDS encoding methyltransferase family protein, which produces MTGNDNARPNTMPWPPLVLIATALLAIALGRVLPLPALEGALPVSIGLATLLTGIALDLWAILTMRRARTNIMPHRAPDRLVTSGPFRHSRNPIYLANTLLLIGIGLAFGNAWFVLGAFVSAAIVDRLAIRREERHLAAKFGADWTAYAATTPRWLLVA
- a CDS encoding 5-formyltetrahydrofolate cyclo-ligase, giving the protein MSELAETPTKTELRAAALVRRDALDPARRADAATALAARALPCPVAGMVVSGYVAIRGELDPLPLLTSLAARGARLALPAVAGRDLPLQFRAWRPGDPLVAGQLGTSEPVPEAPEISPDILLVPLAAFDRLGHRIGYGAGHYDRSIAQLRQSRPVIAIGIAFAMQQIPAVPATAHDVRLDYVLTEADTFDFRSS
- a CDS encoding TIGR00282 family metallophosphoesterase; amino-acid sequence: MRILFIGDVVGKTGRNAIAAHLPGAIRDWKLDCVIVNGENAAGGFGITEAIYNDFIDAGVDAVTLGNHAWNQKEAMVFIERAPRLIRPLNFPRHTPGRGAALLDTKSGAKVLVINAMGRVFMEPLNDPFNEVGRELDACPLMEAADAIVLDFHGEASSEKQGMGFFCDGRASLVVGTHTHVPTADHQILPGGTGYMTDAGMTGDYDSVIGMHKDEPLRRFTTGIPSGRFEPATGIATMSGVAVETDDKTGLALRIAPVRIGGRLEPALPAFWLS